The Periplaneta americana isolate PAMFEO1 chromosome 2, P.americana_PAMFEO1_priV1, whole genome shotgun sequence genome has a window encoding:
- the Arl8 gene encoding ADP-ribosylation factor-like protein 8B-A: MLALINRILDWFKSLFWKEEMELTLVGLQYSGKTTFVNVIASGQFSEDMIPTVGFNMRKITKGNVTIKVWDIGGQPRFRSMWERYCRGVNAIVYMVDAADPEKIEASRNELHNLLDKPQLTGIPVLVLGNKRDLPHAFDENGLIERMNLCAIQDREICCYSISCKEKDNIDITLQWLIAHSKSGVR; the protein is encoded by the exons ATGTTGGCCTTGATTAACCGTATTTTGGACTGGTTTAAAAGTTTATTTTGGAAGGAAGAAATGGAATTGACACTTGTAGGTTTACAATACTCTGGGAAGACAACCTTTGTAAATGTCATAGCG tcTGGCCAATTTAGTGAAGATATGATCCCGACAGTAGGATTCAACATGAGAAAAATAACAAAAGGAAATGTTACAATTAAAGTCTGGGACATTGGTGGTCAGCCCCGGTTTAGGTCAATGTGGGAACGCTATTGCAGAGGCGTTAATGCTATAGT GTACATGGTCGATGCAGCAGATCCTGAGAAGATTGAAGCATCACGTAATGAATTGCACAACCTGCTGGACAAGCCACAGTTGACAGGAATCCCTGTACTGGTGCTAGGGAACAAACGTGACCTTCCACATGCCTTCGATGAAAATGGACTTATTGAAAGAAT GAATTTGTGTGCAATTCAAGACCGTGAAATCTGCTGTTATTCCATATCTTGTAAGGAGAAGGATAACATAGATATCACATTGCAGTGGTTGATTGCACATTCCAAATCAGGTGTTCGTTAG